A genome region from Mycobacterium florentinum includes the following:
- a CDS encoding acetaldehyde dehydrogenase (acetylating), translated as MNKTRVAIIGSGNIGTDLMIKILRTSKHLEMAALVGIDAGSDGLARAARVGIPTTHEGVRGLIELPGFDDIDIVCDATSARAHLANAATLAPYGKTLIDLTPAAIGPMVVPPVNLHACLDAGATNVNMVTCGGQATIPIVAAVSAVTAVHYAEIVASIASKSAGPGTRANIDEFTETTAQAVESVGGAARGKAIIILNPAEPPLIMRDTVFCLIGDADHDAIAASIGTMVDRVRGYVPGYRLKQQVQFTPVAPDEPVHTLVPDGAGPVLTRVSVFLEVEGAAHYLPSYAGNLDIMTSAALRVAESIAQRQLDAQFAEVRK; from the coding sequence GTGAACAAGACAAGAGTCGCCATTATCGGATCCGGCAACATCGGCACCGATCTGATGATCAAGATTCTGCGGACGTCCAAGCACCTTGAGATGGCCGCACTGGTGGGAATCGATGCCGGTTCCGATGGCCTGGCCCGGGCCGCGCGGGTGGGTATTCCGACCACCCACGAGGGTGTGCGCGGGCTCATCGAGTTGCCCGGATTCGACGACATCGACATCGTGTGCGACGCGACCTCGGCGCGGGCCCACCTGGCCAACGCCGCTACCCTGGCGCCGTACGGCAAGACGCTGATCGATCTGACGCCCGCGGCGATCGGCCCGATGGTGGTCCCGCCGGTGAACCTGCATGCCTGCCTGGATGCCGGGGCCACCAACGTCAACATGGTGACCTGCGGCGGTCAGGCCACCATTCCGATCGTCGCGGCGGTCTCCGCGGTCACCGCAGTCCATTACGCCGAGATTGTGGCCTCGATCGCCTCGAAGTCGGCCGGTCCCGGAACGCGGGCCAACATCGACGAATTCACCGAAACCACCGCGCAGGCAGTCGAATCGGTCGGGGGAGCGGCGCGGGGCAAGGCGATCATCATCCTCAATCCCGCCGAACCGCCGTTGATCATGCGCGACACCGTCTTCTGCCTGATCGGTGATGCCGACCATGACGCGATCGCGGCGTCTATCGGCACGATGGTCGACCGGGTCCGTGGGTATGTGCCCGGGTACCGCCTCAAACAGCAGGTCCAGTTCACCCCGGTCGCACCCGATGAACCCGTACACACCCTGGTGCCCGACGGTGCCGGCCCGGTGCTTACCCGGGTGTCGGTCTTCCTGGAAGTCGAAGGCGCCGCGCATTATCTGCCGTCGTACGCCGGCAACCTCGATATCATGACCTCGGCCGCGCTACGGGTCGCCGAGTCGATCGCACAGCGGCAACTCGACGCGCAATTCGCGGAGGTCCGGAAGTGA
- a CDS encoding 2-keto-4-pentenoate hydratase produces MVTAHDKIADAAIYDVADKLQTAARTRQPIAPVRAVIGADNIDAAYAVQRELIDRRVAAGGVIVGRKIGLTSPAVQRQLGVDQPDFGVLLADMEVSSTGSVPSHRLLQPKVEAEIAFVLRADLVAGFDDSEHIRAAVDYAVAALEIVDSRIRQWDITIADTVADNASAGLFMLGNRRLTLDEFEPREVTMRMYVDDQLVSHGDGSACLGDPLNALAWLARAAAAYGEPLLAGQIVLSGALGPMVVAPPGTRIHAEIAPLGLLSAHFSFLEES; encoded by the coding sequence ATGGTGACCGCTCACGACAAGATTGCGGACGCCGCCATCTACGACGTCGCCGACAAGCTGCAGACGGCCGCGCGGACGCGGCAGCCCATCGCCCCGGTCCGCGCCGTAATCGGCGCGGACAACATCGACGCCGCCTATGCCGTGCAGCGCGAACTCATCGATCGCAGGGTCGCCGCGGGCGGGGTCATCGTCGGGCGCAAGATCGGGCTGACCTCGCCGGCGGTTCAGCGGCAACTCGGGGTCGACCAACCCGATTTCGGGGTGCTGCTGGCCGATATGGAGGTCTCCAGTACGGGATCGGTTCCGTCACACCGGCTCCTGCAGCCCAAGGTGGAGGCCGAGATCGCGTTCGTCTTGCGCGCCGACCTGGTCGCGGGTTTCGACGACAGCGAGCACATTCGCGCCGCCGTCGATTACGCGGTCGCGGCCCTGGAGATCGTGGACAGCCGGATTCGCCAGTGGGACATCACAATTGCCGACACTGTCGCCGACAACGCGTCGGCCGGGCTATTCATGCTCGGCAACCGGCGGTTGACTCTCGACGAGTTCGAGCCGCGCGAGGTGACGATGAGGATGTATGTCGACGACCAATTGGTGTCGCACGGTGATGGGTCGGCCTGCCTGGGTGACCCCCTCAACGCCCTCGCCTGGCTGGCCCGCGCCGCGGCCGCCTACGGCGAGCCGTTGCTCGCCGGTCAGATCGTGTTGTCGGGTGCGCTGGGCCCGATGGTCGTCGCACCACCGGGTACTCGCATACACGCCGAAATCGCGCCATTGGGGCTGCTTTCCGCCCATTTCTCATTTCTGGAGGAGTCGTGA
- a CDS encoding S-(hydroxymethyl)mycothiol dehydrogenase, with protein MTQTVRGVVSKKRGEPVQLVDVLVPDPGPGEVVVAIGACGVCHTDLTYRDGGISDAYPFLLGHEAAGTVESVGAGVTAVEPGDFVVLNWRAVCGQCRACRRGRPQYCFDTHNAAQAMTLTDGTELTPALGIGAFIDKTLVHQGQCTKVDPAADAAAAALLGCGVMAGLGAAVNTGAVTRDDTVAVIGCGGVGDAAIAGARLVGARKIIAVDTDDAKLDWATDFGATDTVNARTGNVVEAIQELTDGFGADVVIDAVGRPETWTQAFYARDLAGTVVLVGVPTPDMRLDMPLVDFFSRGGTLKSSWYGDCLPERDFPTMVALYLQGRLPLERFVSERIGLEDIEDAFAKMHRGAVLRSVVVFK; from the coding sequence TTGACCCAGACAGTGCGGGGAGTGGTATCGAAGAAGCGGGGCGAGCCGGTCCAGCTGGTCGACGTGCTCGTCCCCGATCCCGGCCCGGGCGAAGTGGTGGTGGCAATCGGCGCCTGCGGCGTCTGCCACACCGATCTGACGTACCGCGACGGCGGCATCAGTGACGCCTACCCGTTCCTGCTCGGCCACGAAGCGGCCGGCACCGTGGAGTCGGTGGGGGCGGGGGTCACGGCCGTCGAGCCGGGTGACTTCGTGGTCCTCAACTGGCGTGCGGTATGCGGACAGTGCCGGGCGTGCCGCCGGGGTCGCCCACAGTATTGCTTCGACACCCACAACGCCGCGCAGGCCATGACGCTGACGGACGGCACCGAACTCACCCCTGCGCTGGGAATCGGGGCCTTCATCGACAAAACGCTGGTGCACCAAGGCCAGTGCACCAAGGTCGACCCCGCGGCCGATGCCGCGGCGGCGGCGCTGCTGGGGTGCGGGGTGATGGCCGGCCTCGGCGCGGCCGTCAACACCGGTGCGGTCACCCGCGATGACACCGTCGCGGTGATCGGTTGCGGCGGGGTGGGCGACGCCGCCATCGCCGGGGCCCGGCTGGTCGGCGCGCGCAAGATCATCGCGGTGGACACCGACGACGCCAAACTCGATTGGGCCACCGATTTCGGGGCCACCGACACCGTTAATGCCCGTACCGGCAACGTCGTCGAGGCAATCCAGGAGTTGACCGACGGCTTCGGCGCCGACGTGGTGATCGACGCGGTCGGCCGTCCGGAGACCTGGACGCAGGCCTTCTATGCCCGAGATCTCGCGGGAACCGTTGTGCTGGTGGGTGTTCCGACCCCCGACATGCGTCTCGACATGCCGCTGGTGGACTTCTTCTCCCGCGGCGGAACGCTGAAGTCGTCGTGGTACGGCGATTGCCTACCCGAACGCGACTTCCCCACGATGGTCGCGTTGTACCTGCAGGGAAGGCTACCGCTGGAGCGGTTCGTCTCCGAGCGCATCGGCCTCGAAGACATCGAAGATGCGTTCGCCAAGATGCACCGCGGCGCGGTGCTGCGCTCCGTGGTGGTGTTCAAATGA
- a CDS encoding esterase family protein: MKVGTTLLRVILAAASTLCLLTAAYARAATVDYLMVPSAAMGRDIPVAFLGGGPHAVYLLDAFDAGGAVSNWVSAGNAMETLAGKGISVVAPASGAYSLYTNWEQDGSRQWDTFLSAELPTWLAANKGLAPGGHAVVGAAQGGTGALMLAEFHPDRFRYAGSMSGFLTPSNTTLNGAISAGMMRFGDVDIRNMWGLPQLGRWKWHDPDVHVQALVDNNTRLWIYSPQSLTASDEAAMIGYPEQAQGSSRVFYAHYVAVGGRNGHFDFPVAGDHGWPSWAPQLQAMSADLAAQIK, encoded by the coding sequence GTGAAGGTCGGCACCACGCTGTTACGCGTCATTCTGGCGGCGGCATCGACGCTGTGTTTGCTGACGGCGGCGTATGCGCGCGCGGCCACGGTCGACTATCTGATGGTCCCGTCGGCGGCGATGGGGCGTGACATCCCGGTCGCCTTCCTGGGCGGCGGACCCCACGCGGTGTACCTGCTGGACGCATTCGACGCCGGTGGTGCCGTGAGCAACTGGGTGAGCGCCGGCAACGCAATGGAAACGCTTGCGGGCAAGGGAATCTCGGTGGTGGCCCCGGCTAGCGGCGCATACAGCCTCTACACCAACTGGGAGCAGGACGGGAGTCGCCAGTGGGACACCTTTCTGTCGGCCGAGCTGCCAACGTGGTTGGCGGCCAACAAGGGCCTGGCCCCGGGCGGGCACGCGGTAGTCGGGGCCGCCCAGGGCGGCACCGGCGCGCTGATGCTGGCGGAATTTCATCCCGACCGTTTCAGGTACGCGGGCTCGATGTCGGGCTTCTTGACCCCGTCGAACACCACCCTCAACGGGGCGATCAGCGCGGGAATGATGAGGTTCGGCGACGTCGACATCCGCAACATGTGGGGGTTGCCGCAGCTGGGCCGCTGGAAGTGGCATGACCCGGACGTGCATGTGCAGGCGTTGGTAGACAACAACACTCGACTGTGGATCTACAGCCCGCAATCCCTGACCGCCAGTGACGAAGCCGCGATGATCGGCTACCCCGAACAGGCCCAGGGCAGCAGCCGCGTGTTCTACGCCCACTACGTCGCGGTGGGCGGGCGCAACGGCCACTTCGATTTCCCGGTCGCCGGTGACCACGGCTGGCCCTCCTGGGCACCGCAACTACAGGCCATGTCGGCCGACCTTGCCGCCCAGATCAAGTAG
- a CDS encoding CAP domain-containing protein produces the protein MTYGTKLVAGLAIFGLTAVLGPPQAHADNSRLNASVVSNVYTIHRHAGCTDDLRVSPPLRLAAQWHTDDVLANYSLDGDLGSDGTSVADRAAAAGYHGPVAETVAINPAMAISGIELINQWYYNPAYLAVMQNCNYTQIGVWSASRLDRTVVVAVYGKPA, from the coding sequence ATGACCTACGGTACAAAGCTTGTCGCGGGTCTGGCGATTTTCGGGCTGACGGCGGTGCTGGGGCCGCCGCAGGCGCACGCCGACAACAGCCGGTTGAACGCCAGCGTGGTCTCGAATGTGTACACGATTCACCGACACGCCGGCTGCACCGACGATCTGCGGGTCAGCCCACCGCTGCGGCTGGCCGCGCAGTGGCACACCGACGACGTGCTTGCCAACTACTCGCTCGACGGCGACCTCGGCTCGGACGGAACCTCGGTGGCCGACCGCGCCGCCGCTGCCGGGTATCACGGCCCGGTGGCCGAAACCGTCGCTATCAACCCGGCGATGGCGATCAGCGGCATCGAACTGATCAACCAGTGGTACTACAACCCCGCATACCTGGCCGTCATGCAGAACTGCAACTACACCCAGATCGGCGTGTGGTCGGCGAGCCGGCTGGATCGCACGGTCGTAGTAGCCGTGTACGGGAAACCGGCATGA
- a CDS encoding MCE family protein translates to MHLTLRVRLQLAVFAVIAVVTGGIMAFRYLDVGNEFFGIGHYRVTVDLPTAAGLYPNANVTYRGTEVGRVDDVRLTPTGVAAVLSLRSGVRIPADLQAQVHSQTAVGEQFIEFVPRSGNGPALRNGDVIPVDRTSVPPDINSLLSATNAGLLAIPHDNLRTAIDESYTAVGGLGPELARLVKGTTTLAADARANLDALTTLIDQSKPILDTQVDSSDAIKAWAANVAQITGEIAAQDNSMRNLLNAGPGAVNEARQLLDRFKPTLPILAANLASVGQVALTYQPSIEQVLVLMPPLVEMLQGSTLADRDTKQAYKGTYLSFNLNVNLPPPCTTGFLPPNQVRSPSEVDYPERPPGDLYCRVPQDSLLNVRGAHNAPCITRPGKRAPTVELCERNENYLPLNDGYNWKGDPNATLSGQPVPQLPPGAQAPPSAAPPAPPALAAAIYDPATGSYTGPDGRLHTQADLAADAPVQRSWQDMVFPPTGR, encoded by the coding sequence ATGCATCTCACCTTGCGCGTCCGGCTGCAGCTGGCGGTGTTCGCCGTGATCGCCGTCGTCACGGGCGGCATCATGGCGTTCCGATATCTCGATGTGGGAAACGAGTTCTTCGGCATCGGTCACTATCGGGTGACGGTCGACTTGCCCACGGCTGCAGGGCTTTACCCCAACGCCAACGTCACCTACCGCGGCACCGAAGTGGGGCGCGTCGACGACGTCCGGCTGACCCCGACCGGTGTGGCCGCGGTGCTGTCGCTGAGATCGGGGGTACGGATCCCGGCGGACCTCCAAGCCCAGGTGCACAGTCAGACCGCCGTCGGTGAGCAGTTCATCGAATTCGTTCCGCGGAGCGGGAACGGCCCCGCGCTTCGCAACGGCGACGTGATCCCGGTGGATCGCACCAGCGTGCCGCCCGACATCAACTCGCTGTTGAGCGCCACCAACGCCGGGCTGTTGGCCATCCCGCACGACAACCTGCGAACAGCGATCGACGAGTCTTACACCGCCGTAGGGGGTTTGGGCCCCGAACTGGCGCGGCTCGTGAAGGGCACGACCACATTGGCGGCCGACGCCCGCGCCAATCTGGACGCGCTGACCACCCTGATCGACCAATCCAAACCGATCCTGGACACCCAGGTCGACTCCTCGGACGCGATCAAGGCGTGGGCTGCGAACGTCGCGCAGATCACCGGTGAGATTGCGGCCCAAGATAATTCGATGCGAAATCTGTTGAACGCCGGCCCGGGTGCGGTCAACGAAGCCCGCCAGCTGCTGGACCGGTTCAAGCCGACGCTGCCGATCTTGGCCGCCAACTTGGCCAGCGTCGGCCAGGTGGCGCTGACCTACCAACCCAGCATCGAGCAGGTGTTGGTGCTGATGCCGCCGCTGGTTGAGATGCTGCAGGGCTCGACCCTGGCCGACCGCGACACCAAACAGGCCTACAAGGGCACCTACCTGTCGTTCAACCTGAATGTGAATCTTCCGCCGCCCTGTACCACCGGATTCCTGCCGCCCAATCAGGTGCGCTCGCCCAGCGAGGTGGACTATCCGGAGCGCCCACCCGGCGACCTGTATTGCCGGGTTCCGCAAGATTCGTTGCTCAACGTCCGGGGCGCCCACAACGCGCCCTGTATAACCCGGCCGGGCAAGCGGGCACCGACGGTCGAATTGTGCGAAAGAAACGAGAATTACCTGCCGCTGAACGACGGATACAACTGGAAGGGCGACCCGAACGCGACGCTGTCCGGCCAGCCGGTTCCGCAGCTGCCGCCGGGTGCGCAGGCCCCACCGAGCGCCGCCCCGCCGGCACCCCCGGCACTCGCGGCGGCCATCTATGACCCCGCCACCGGTTCCTACACGGGGCCCGACGGGCGCCTGCACACCCAGGCCGACCTGGCCGCCGACGCTCCGGTCCAGCGCAGCTGGCAGGACATGGTGTTTCCCCCGACAGGACGCTGA
- a CDS encoding MCE family protein: protein MHTPTRRRVAVVLVGLVTALSGCGWRGLNSLPLPGTQGRGDGSFTITAQMPDVDTIQPNSRVRVGDVTVGTVTKIERQDWHALVTMSLNRDVKLPANTTATLGQTSLLGSLHIELAVPADEPPRGQLHQGSVIPLSATKAYPSTEQTLASAGLLLNGGGLGQVQDITIAMTTAFGGREDALRTLLGQLDTFIGRVNAQKHDIIAAADSLNVLLTKFAAQQPVIDRGLDTIPGALATLNSERDTLIDALDQLGKFSALAADSVRQTKASLVAELKDLGPVLESLGNAGRALTRSLGLFSTYPFAKDTLTKWFRGDYANVTLVVDLTLSRLDTSFFTGTRWEGNLTQLEMQWGRTVGVLPSPYTAGNPLLAPYRFDQGP, encoded by the coding sequence ATGCACACACCTACCCGCCGCCGTGTCGCGGTCGTCCTCGTCGGGTTGGTCACCGCGCTGTCGGGTTGCGGCTGGCGGGGCCTGAACTCGCTGCCGCTGCCCGGCACCCAGGGCCGCGGGGACGGGTCGTTCACGATCACGGCCCAGATGCCCGACGTGGACACCATCCAGCCGAACTCCCGGGTGCGCGTCGGCGACGTCACCGTGGGCACCGTCACCAAAATCGAGCGCCAGGATTGGCACGCCCTGGTGACGATGAGTCTCAACCGCGACGTGAAGCTACCCGCCAATACGACTGCCACCCTTGGCCAGACAAGCCTGCTGGGATCGCTGCACATCGAGTTGGCGGTACCGGCCGACGAGCCCCCCCGCGGCCAGTTGCACCAGGGATCGGTGATCCCGTTGTCGGCCACCAAGGCGTACCCGTCCACCGAGCAGACGCTGGCGTCCGCCGGGCTCCTGCTCAACGGGGGCGGCCTGGGGCAGGTGCAGGACATCACCATCGCCATGACGACCGCGTTCGGCGGCCGCGAAGACGCGCTGCGCACGCTGTTGGGCCAGCTGGACACATTCATCGGCCGGGTCAATGCGCAAAAGCACGACATCATCGCCGCGGCAGACAGTCTCAATGTGCTGCTGACCAAGTTCGCGGCACAGCAGCCCGTCATCGACCGGGGCTTGGACACGATTCCCGGCGCACTGGCGACATTGAACAGCGAACGTGACACCCTGATCGACGCCCTCGATCAGTTGGGCAAATTCAGCGCACTCGCCGCCGATTCGGTGCGCCAAACCAAGGCCTCGCTGGTGGCCGAGCTCAAAGACCTCGGCCCGGTGCTGGAATCGCTGGGCAATGCCGGGCGCGCACTGACCCGGTCGCTGGGCCTGTTCAGCACCTACCCCTTCGCGAAGGACACGTTGACCAAGTGGTTCCGGGGGGACTACGCGAACGTGACCCTGGTCGTCGACTTGACGCTAAGCCGGCTCGACACATCGTTTTTCACCGGCACACGCTGGGAGGGCAACCTCACCCAACTGGAGATGCAGTGGGGCCGCACCGTGGGTGTGCTACCCAGCCCGTACACCGCGGGCAATCCTCTGCTGGCTCCCTACCGATTCGATCAGGGGCCCTAA
- a CDS encoding MCE family protein — protein sequence MNRPRWLRSALAAVLVVVIVAAAYLVLGAARQIGRIHVVAYFPNSNGVFAGDDVRIRGVKVGSIDAIEPEPDRVKISFWYDDQYKVPADAKAVILSPTLVTSRAIQLTPPYHGGPSLGQGAVIGEDRTAVPMEWDDFRGQLERLTRLLQPTEPGGVSTLGALVNTTADNLRGQGATIREALTKLSTAVSALADHSADTYGSVKNLATLVSALQGSTTLIRQLNENLASVTGVLANDPNEIASAIKDLNDVVAEVKTFVADNRDTLGTTTEKLAAVSQTLAESLGDIKQLLHILPTTASNAVNLYQPAQGTLSGALAVNNFANPINFLCGAIQAASRLGSEQSAKLCVQYLAPIVKNRQYNFLPFGVNPFVGAAARPNEITYSEDWMRPDYVPPQNNAAVPASAPAQLAADASPPPAGTPVQYDPAAGLQGMMMPAGGDR from the coding sequence ATGAACCGCCCGCGCTGGTTGCGGTCCGCCTTGGCGGCCGTGCTGGTCGTCGTAATCGTGGCGGCGGCCTACCTGGTGCTGGGCGCTGCCCGCCAGATCGGTCGCATCCATGTCGTCGCCTACTTCCCGAATAGCAACGGCGTGTTCGCCGGCGACGATGTGCGAATCCGGGGTGTGAAGGTCGGCAGCATCGACGCGATCGAACCCGAACCCGATCGGGTGAAGATCAGTTTCTGGTATGACGACCAATACAAGGTGCCCGCCGACGCCAAGGCCGTCATCCTGTCACCGACGCTTGTCACGTCACGGGCGATCCAGTTGACCCCGCCGTACCACGGCGGACCCAGTCTGGGTCAGGGCGCGGTCATCGGCGAGGACCGGACCGCGGTGCCGATGGAGTGGGACGACTTCCGCGGCCAACTCGAACGGCTGACGCGGCTGCTGCAGCCCACCGAGCCCGGCGGGGTCAGCACGCTGGGCGCGCTGGTCAACACCACGGCCGACAACCTGCGCGGCCAGGGAGCCACCATCCGTGAAGCGCTCACCAAACTGTCCACCGCGGTGTCGGCCCTGGCCGACCACAGCGCCGACACCTACGGTTCGGTCAAGAATCTGGCGACGCTGGTGTCGGCGCTGCAGGGCAGCACCACGCTGATTCGCCAGCTCAACGAGAACCTCGCCTCGGTCACCGGCGTGCTGGCCAACGACCCGAACGAGATTGCAAGTGCCATCAAGGATCTCAACGACGTGGTGGCCGAAGTGAAGACGTTCGTCGCCGACAACCGCGACACGTTGGGCACCACCACCGAGAAGCTGGCGGCGGTGTCCCAAACCTTGGCCGAGAGTCTCGGTGACATCAAGCAGCTGCTGCACATCCTGCCGACCACCGCGAGCAACGCGGTCAACCTGTACCAACCCGCACAGGGCACGCTCAGCGGTGCGCTGGCGGTCAACAACTTCGCGAATCCGATCAACTTCCTGTGCGGCGCGATCCAAGCCGCCTCCAGGTTGGGCTCCGAGCAGTCGGCCAAGCTGTGCGTGCAGTATCTGGCCCCGATCGTCAAAAACCGCCAGTACAACTTCCTTCCGTTCGGCGTCAATCCCTTCGTGGGAGCCGCCGCACGGCCCAACGAAATCACCTACAGCGAAGACTGGATGCGCCCGGACTACGTACCGCCACAGAACAATGCCGCGGTACCGGCCAGTGCCCCAGCACAATTGGCGGCCGACGCGTCGCCGCCGCCGGCCGGCACCCCGGTGCAGTACGATCCGGCGGCCGGGTTGCAGGGCATGATGATGCCCGCCGGGGGCGACCGCTGA
- a CDS encoding MCE family protein: MKRFQDRNPVVIGIVTVVVVAALTVATLNYNRVPFITSGTTYSAYFEEAGGLTTGAPVQVLGFKSGQVKSISLDPHGVLVSFTVADDVRLGEQTEVAIKTISLLGNKVLEVTPRGDGHVTGTIPMQRTTSPYQLPDALGDLTATISGLNTDQLSDALKTLATTLHDTPPQLKVAVEGVARFSETLNERDAQLRTLLSNAANATTVLASRTDKVVRLIRDSNAVLAALRSQSAALDQISQHISALATQIHGFIADNRATLKPALDKLNGVLATIDNRKAEVQKSLKGLNTYVMSFGESVSSGPFFKAYVVNLLPGQFIQPFVDVAFSDLGLDPNVLLPSQRTDPQTGQPGTPPLPVPYPRTGQGGEPRLTLPDAITGKPGDPRYPYREPIPAPPPGGPPPGPPALPPGQLTPAQPTPTPVFVPAPGEPESTRAGG, from the coding sequence ATGAAACGCTTCCAAGACCGCAACCCGGTCGTCATCGGCATCGTCACCGTCGTCGTGGTGGCCGCCCTGACCGTCGCCACGTTGAACTATAACCGGGTGCCGTTCATCACCTCTGGCACAACATATTCGGCGTACTTCGAAGAGGCGGGCGGCCTGACCACGGGGGCCCCGGTACAGGTGCTGGGATTCAAATCCGGCCAGGTCAAATCCATCAGCCTCGACCCGCACGGCGTGCTGGTTTCCTTCACGGTGGCCGACGACGTCCGGCTGGGCGAACAGACCGAGGTGGCGATCAAGACGATCAGCCTGCTGGGCAACAAGGTCCTCGAAGTCACCCCGCGCGGCGACGGTCACGTGACCGGCACCATCCCGATGCAGCGCACCACGTCCCCGTATCAGCTGCCCGACGCCCTCGGGGACCTGACCGCAACCATCAGCGGGCTCAACACAGATCAGCTCTCGGACGCACTGAAGACCCTGGCGACCACGCTGCACGACACCCCGCCGCAGCTCAAGGTCGCCGTGGAGGGTGTCGCTCGATTCTCCGAGACCCTCAACGAGCGCGATGCGCAGCTGCGCACCCTGCTGTCCAACGCCGCGAACGCCACCACGGTGCTGGCGTCACGCACCGACAAGGTCGTGCGCCTGATCAGGGATTCCAACGCCGTACTGGCGGCGCTGCGCAGCCAAAGCGCTGCGCTAGACCAGATTTCGCAACACATCTCGGCGTTGGCCACCCAGATCCATGGCTTCATCGCGGACAACCGCGCAACGCTCAAACCCGCACTGGACAAACTGAACGGCGTTCTCGCCACCATCGACAACCGCAAGGCCGAGGTCCAGAAGTCGCTCAAGGGTCTCAACACCTACGTGATGTCCTTCGGCGAATCAGTCTCGTCCGGGCCATTTTTCAAGGCTTACGTCGTCAACTTGCTGCCCGGACAGTTCATCCAGCCGTTCGTCGACGTCGCCTTTTCTGACCTCGGCCTGGATCCGAATGTGCTGCTGCCCTCGCAGCGGACGGACCCGCAGACCGGTCAGCCGGGCACACCGCCGCTGCCCGTGCCCTATCCGCGCACCGGCCAGGGCGGCGAGCCGAGGTTGACGCTGCCCGATGCGATCACCGGCAAGCCGGGAGATCCGCGCTACCCGTACCGCGAGCCGATCCCGGCGCCGCCCCCGGGCGGACCCCCGCCCGGCCCGCCCGCGCTGCCGCCCGGCCAGCTGACGCCGGCGCAGCCGACACCCACCCCGGTATTCGTTCCCGCACCCGGTGAACCCGAGTCGACGCGGGCCGGCGGATGA
- a CDS encoding MCE family protein codes for MRGNLTGLLLRLATFVVVCGIGAFALVAIYGQLRFENEKSYNAIFTTVSGLQNGNFVRIAGVEVGKVKNIQISGDATVRVTFSADDSVVLTQGTRAVIRYADLIGGRYLALEDGPGPTAKLPPGGTIKVANTAPALDLDALIGGFRPLFRALDPTQVNTLTSQLIAAFQGQGATIGSILAQTAALTNTLADRDELIGQVVVNLNTVLGSLAGHSDKFATAVDSLSELMHALAERKQDLVNSVAYGNAAAGSIADLLSQARAPLQKTVHETDRTAGNVEADHDYFDDFLKTLPDAYRVLGRQALNGDFFSFYMCDLIFKVNGKGGQPVFIKVAGQDTGRCTPR; via the coding sequence TTGCGGGGTAACCTAACAGGACTCCTGTTACGCCTTGCGACCTTCGTCGTGGTGTGTGGAATCGGCGCGTTCGCGCTGGTCGCTATCTACGGACAGCTGCGATTCGAGAACGAGAAGAGCTACAACGCCATCTTCACCACGGTCAGTGGATTGCAGAACGGGAACTTCGTGCGCATCGCCGGCGTGGAAGTCGGCAAGGTCAAGAACATCCAGATTTCCGGCGACGCCACGGTGCGGGTGACCTTCTCCGCCGACGACTCGGTGGTCCTCACCCAAGGCACCAGGGCGGTGATCCGGTATGCCGACCTGATCGGCGGGCGCTATCTGGCCCTCGAGGATGGCCCGGGGCCGACGGCGAAGCTGCCTCCCGGCGGCACCATCAAAGTCGCCAACACCGCGCCGGCGCTGGACCTGGATGCGCTGATCGGTGGGTTCCGGCCGTTGTTCCGCGCGTTGGACCCCACCCAGGTCAATACGCTTACCTCGCAACTGATTGCGGCGTTTCAAGGCCAAGGCGCGACCATCGGCTCGATTCTGGCCCAGACCGCCGCGCTGACGAACACGCTTGCCGACCGTGACGAGCTGATCGGTCAAGTCGTGGTGAACCTCAACACCGTGCTCGGATCGCTGGCCGGGCACAGCGACAAGTTCGCCACCGCCGTCGACTCGCTCTCCGAACTCATGCACGCGCTGGCCGAGCGCAAGCAAGACCTCGTCAACAGCGTGGCGTACGGCAACGCGGCCGCCGGCTCGATCGCCGACCTGCTGTCGCAAGCGCGGGCTCCGCTGCAGAAAACCGTGCACGAGACCGACCGCACCGCCGGCAACGTGGAAGCGGATCACGACTATTTCGATGACTTCCTCAAGACGCTTCCCGACGCCTACCGGGTGCTGGGCCGGCAAGCTCTGAACGGCGACTTCTTCAGCTTCTACATGTGTGACCTGATCTTCAAGGTCAACGGCAAAGGTGGCCAGCCGGTCTTCATCAAGGTCGCTGGGCAGGACACGGGCAGGTGCACACCGCGATGA